One region of Desmodus rotundus isolate HL8 chromosome 11, HLdesRot8A.1, whole genome shotgun sequence genomic DNA includes:
- the BRD2 gene encoding bromodomain-containing protein 2 encodes MLQNVTSHNKLPGEGNAGLLGLGPEAAAPGKRIRKPSLLYEGFESPTMASVPALQLTPANPPPPEVSNPKKPGRVTNQLQYLHKVVMKALWKHQFAWPFRQPVDAVKLGLPDYHKIIKQPMDMGTIKRRLENNYYWAASECMQDFNTMFTNCYIYNKPTDDIVLMAQTLEKIFLQKVASMPQEEQELVVTIPKNSHKKGAKLAALQGSITSAHQVPAVSSVTHTALYTPPPEIPTTVLNIPHPSVISSPLLKSLHSAGPPLLAVSAAPPAQPLAKKKGVKRKADTTTPTPTAILAPGSPASPPGSLEPKAARLPPMRRESGRPIKPPRKDLPDSQQQHQSSKKGKLSEQLKHCNGILKELLSKKHAAYAWPFYKPVDASALGLHDYHDIIKHPMDLSTVKRKMENRDYRDAQEFAADVRLMFSNCYKYNPPDHDVVAMARKLQDVFEFRYAKMPDEPLEPGPLPVSTALPAGLAKSSSESSSEESSSESSSEEEEDEEDEEEESESSDSEEERAHRLAELQEQLRAVHEQLAALSQGPISKPKRKREKKEKKKKRKAEKHRGRAGVDEDDKGPRAPRLPQPKKSKKASGSGGGSGAALGPPGFGPSGGSGSKLPKKTTKMAPPTLPTGYDSEEEEESRPMSYDEKRQLSLDINKLPGEKLGRVVHIIQAREPSLRDSNPEEIEIDFETLKPSTLRELERYVLSCLRKKPRKPYTIKKPVGKTKEELALEKKRELEKRLQDVSGQLNSTKKPPKKASEKTESLSAQQVAVSRLSASSSSSDSSSSSSSSSTSDTSDSDSG; translated from the exons ATGCTGCAAAACGTGACTTCCCACAACAA ACTCCCTGGGGAGGGGAATGCAGGGTTACTGGGGCTAGGTCCAGAGGCTGCCGCGCCTGGGAAAAGGATTCGAAAGCCTTCCTTGCTGTATGAGGGATTCGAAAGCCCTACGATGGCTTCAGTGCCGGCCTTACAACTGACCCCTGCCAACCCACCACCCCCGGAGGTATCCAATCCCAAAAAACCAGGACGGGTTACCAACCAGCTGCAGTACCTGCACAAGGTAGTGATGAAGGCTCTGTGGAAACATCAGTTTGCGTGGCCCTTCCGGCAGCCTGTGGATGCCGTCAAACTGGGTCTGCCG gattATCACAAAATTATAAAGCAGCCTATGGACATGGGTACTATAAAGAGGAGACTCGAAAACAACTACTATTGGGCTGCTTCAGAGTGCATGCAGGATTTTAATACCATGTTTACCAACTGTTACATTTACAACAAA CCCACTGATGATATTGTCCTGATGGCACAAACGCTGGAAAAGATCTTCCTACAGAAGGTGGCATCGATGCCACAAGAAGAACAAGAGCTTGTGGTGACCATCCCTAAGAACAGCCACAAGAAGGGGGCCAAATTGGCAG cACTCCAAGGCAGCATCACCAGTGCCCATCAGGTGCCTGCTGTCTCTTCTGTAACTCACACAGCCCTGTATACTCCACCTCCCGAGATACCTACCACTGTCCTCAACATTCCCCACCCATCGGTCATCTCTTCTCCCCTTCTGAAGTCCTTACATTCTGCCGGACCCCCGCTCCTTGCTGTCTCTgcagctcccccagcccagccccttgcCAAG AAAAAGGGGGTAAAGCGGAAAGCAGATACTACCACGCCTACACCTACAGCCATCCTGGCTCCTGGTTCCCCAGCTAGCCCCCCTGGAAGTCTTGAGCCTAAGGCAGCACGGCTTCCCCCTATGCGTAGAGAAAGTGGTCGCCCCATTAAGCCCCCACGTAAAGACTTGCCTGACTCCCAGCAACAACACCAGAGCTCCAAGAAAGGAAAGTTATCCGAACAGTTGAAACATTGCAATGGCATTTTGAAGGAGTTACTCTCTAAGAAGCATGCTGCCTATGCCTGGCCATTCTATAAACCAGTGGATGCTTCTGCTCTTGGCCTGCATGATTACCACGACATCATTAAGCACCCCATGGACCTCAGCACTGTCAAG CGGAAGATGGAGAATCGTGACTACCGGGATGCCCAGGAGTTTGCTGCTGATGTGCGGCTTATGTTCTCCAACTGCTACAAGTACAATCCCCCAGACCACGATGTTGTGGCCATGGCACGAAAGCTACAG GATGTATTTGAGTTCCGTTATGCCAAGATGCCCGATGAACCGCTGGAACCAGGGCCGCTGCCAGTCTCTACTGCCTTGCCCGCTGGCTTGGCCAAATCATCTTCAGAGTCCTCTAGTGAGGAGAGTAGCAGTGAGAGCTCTtcggaggaagaggaagatgaagaagatgaagaagaagagagtgaAAGCTCTGACTCTGAGGAAGAAAGGGCTCATCGCTTGGCTGAACTACAGGAACAG ctTCGGGCTGTACATGAGCAACTGGCTGCCCTGTCCCAAGGCCCAATATCCAAGCCCAAgcggaagagagagaaaaaagagaagaagaaaaaacggAAGGCTGAGAAGCATCGAGGCCGAGCTGGGGTAGATGAAGATGACAAGGGCCCTAGGGCACCCCGCCTCCCTCAGCCCAAGAAGTCCAAGAAAGCGAGTGGCAGTGGAGGTGGCAGTGGTGCTGCATTAGGTCCCCCTGGCTTCGGGCCTTCTGGAGGAAGTGGCAGCAA ATTGCCCAAAAAGACCACAAAGATGGCCCCACCGACCCTGCCTACAGGCTATGactcagaggaggaggaagaaagtagGCCCATGAGTTACGATGAGAAGCGGCAATTGAGCCTGGACATCAACAAATTACCTGGGGAGAAGCTAGGTCGAGTTGTGCACATAATCCAAGCCAGAGAGCCCTCTTTACGTGACTCAAACCCAGAAGAGATTGAGATTGATTTTGAAACTCTGAAACCATCCACTCTCAGAGAGCTTGAGCGGTATGTCCTTTCCTGCCTTCGAAAGAAACCTCGGAAGCCCTACA CCAttaaaaaacctgtgggaaaGACAAAAGAGGAACTTGCTTTGGAGAAGAAGCGTGAACTAGAAAAGCGGTTACAAGATGTTAGTGGGCAGCTCAATTCCACCAAAAAGCCCCCCAAAAAAG CGAGTGAAAAAACAGAGTCCTTGTCTGCTCAACAAGTTGCAGTGTCACGACTCAGCGCTTCCAGCTCCAGCTCAgactccagctcctcctcctcatcttcctccacTTCAGACACCAGTGATTCAGACTCAGGCTAA